TCCATTAATTCCATAAAttatacattcatacatataaTCTCCATTTCTACAATTTTTTCTTTGTAATTGTAAATTTCTTGCAAAATTAGCGATAAAAGTAAAGAAATGCAAGGGAAATCCGGCCAATCGTCGTTCCGAGATCGAACGCAGGAGTTTCAGAGCGTCACGGATAGGCTTCGTAAGTCGTTCGCGCCATCTTTCAATGGGCCGTCGAGCAGCGGCAGCAGTGGTGGGAAGCTCGACGGACCTCGATCTGCGGCGTCGGTTCAATCGGAGTTCAACAAAAGGGCTTCCAAGATTGGGCTCGGGATTCACCACACTTCCCAGAAGCTTGGAAAGCTCGCACAATGTATGTCAAGATGCTCTTTCCCAAATCAATGCTTTTTTTGTATAATCCCAATTATATATGCCTGATTAGTGTGTTAATTATGCTAATGGATGTGTAAATTGGGATCAATATGCTTAATTAGTGTGTTAATTATGCTTAGAGAGGATCAGGACGCTAAGCAAAAGTTTGTGATGGAATTAGAATATGAATAAGCTGGTAATTCAAGGCTGTACCTGCCTATACAATATGGACAAACAAAACCCTTTCAAACTTTTAATCGAAAATAGAACTTGGTGATGCTAAACAAACAATAACCCGTATATAAACCACGATTTAGTGCACTTTATTGTTTGTTTAGCGTCTCTCCGGTCCAAAAGGGGTATCTTGTTTCTAAACACTGATGTTTAATGAAGTACTGCTTTGTGATTAGTTTACTTAAGTTGAAATCCATGCTGATATTTGGAGCGATCTGCGCTGAAATATTTGCTTTGGTATTCGCCAGTGGCGAAAAGGACATCGGTGTTTGATGATCCCGCTCTGGAGATCCAAGAGCTGACAGCAGCTATAAAACAAGACATTACTGGACTTAATTCAGCACTGATAGAGCTGCAGCTGCACTGCAATTCCCAGAACGAAAGTGGGAACATCTCGAGTGACACCACGACTCATTCAACCACCGTTGTAGATAACCTGAAGAACCGGTTGATGAGTGCTACGAAGGAGTTTAAGGAAGTTCTGACCATGCGGACAGAGGTATACTGTATGTCTTGCACTGCACATAATCCtcgtcagtttttctgtttaCTGCAATCTAAGTTCCTTGTTTGTTATCTGTGTGGCAGAATTTAAAGGTTCATGAAAATAGGAGGCAGTTATTTTCTTCAACCACTTCGAAAGAGTCAACAAATCCGTTTGTTCGTCAACGTCCTGTGGCTGCCAGATCAGCTGCTAATGCATCGACAGCTCCTCCTCCATGGGCCAATGATTCTGCATCTTCGTCACAGTTATTTCCTAGGTAAATTTCCCATCAGGCATCACTATGTTTTACGGAAGTAGGTATTGAAAGCATATTTGTTTCATTCTTAAGGCAAGTTCCTAGGTAAATTTCCCATCAGGCATCACTATGTTTTACGGAAGTAGGTATTGTAAGCATATTTGTTTCATTCTTAAGGCAAGTTCTTATCAGGTGCCTCGACCTCCAATATATATTTGAATCTTCTGTTTTCGGGTTCCCATATGTCACCATCTTCCTAATGCTACATGTGGATGTAGTGAAATGTATATCATAGATCCATGTTTTCAGTTTGACATGTCATCGGCATTggtatgtattttttttcagGAAGCAAACAGATAAGGAATCTCGACCATtattgcagcagcagcagcaacaggtAGTAGAACAACAAGACACCTATATGCATAGCCGCTCTGAGGCTCTTCAGAACGTGGAGTCAACTATTCACGAGCTGGGTAACATATTTACCCAATTGGCAACCATGGTTTCGCAGCAAGGAGAGCTTGCAATCAGGTTTGTTGTTTGGCGGTCATGCTAGAAAGTACATGTGTGCATTCAGAAGTCTTCACTGAAAGAAAACACAAACTTGTAGAATAAATGTTTGTTTAAATGCTTAAAATACCAATGCATGGGGCTCATCCTTGCTCACTCATGTGGTTGTCAGGATTGACGAGAGCATGGACGAGACGCTGTCCAACGTGGAAGGAGCGCAAGGGCAGCTGGCCAGGTACCTTAACAGTATATCATCCAACCGATGGCTAATGATGAAGATATTCTTTGTACTTATTctatttcttatattttttgtattttttgcgGCATaaggataataaaaaaaaaaatatacgaaGCAAAGTAACAGAGCTATGCTTTCTTTTATAGACATCCGGTATTCATCTTGTATTTTCTATCATTTGATGTTCAAAAATTGGCATATAGTACATAAGAATTGCGACGGAAAGTGTAAAGTAATTTTGACAATATTTCTTGGATTTGATTGTATTCTAGATATGGGAACTGGTACACAATCTAGTTTTGACAACGGTCATGATAACAAACGGGAATGAGTTATTTAGAAACTTAGCTGTTAGCAATCACGTCATACTTCTCACATGCTAGTCGTAATGGTCACTTGTTGAGACATCCATTGTATACAGTTTTTGTTGGGAAGATTTTTCCACACCTTAAAGCGGATGTGCGACGCTGCTGGGGATTGTATGCAGTTTTTGTAGCAGAAGGACATAAACATTGCAGCACTTGCTTGTTGGCCCTGGAAATGCAGTCTCTGAATTAGGGAGCTCGAGCGATTTGTAGTGCATGGTAATCTTATCCCACATCAAGAAATCTATTCATTTATGAAACCTTGGACTTCAGAATACCCTTGATTCGGCTGCCCAGGCACTAGGAAAGGACTTAGTAATGGCACTTGGTGCGCCACTGTATCATCCGGGACCAATGATATTGTgttgtgttttaatttttcacATTACAATGTGCTATTGGCTCAGGATGTCACGGTAGCTTACCGAGAATGTAGGTATGTTTCTTTCCAGAATTAGATAGGGGATAACGTTACGGTA
Above is a window of Malus sylvestris chromosome 15, drMalSylv7.2, whole genome shotgun sequence DNA encoding:
- the LOC126604751 gene encoding syntaxin-32-like produces the protein MQGKSGQSSFRDRTQEFQSVTDRLRKSFAPSFNGPSSSGSSGGKLDGPRSAASVQSEFNKRASKIGLGIHHTSQKLGKLAQLAKRTSVFDDPALEIQELTAAIKQDITGLNSALIELQLHCNSQNESGNISSDTTTHSTTVVDNLKNRLMSATKEFKEVLTMRTENLKVHENRRQLFSSTTSKESTNPFVRQRPVAARSAANASTAPPPWANDSASSSQLFPRKQTDKESRPLLQQQQQQVVEQQDTYMHSRSEALQNVESTIHELGNIFTQLATMVSQQGELAIRIDESMDETLSNVEGAQGQLARYLNSISSNRWLMMKIFFVLILFLIFFVFFAA